The sequence GAAGCGCACGATGATATGCGGCTGCCCGAAATAGCCGAGCCCCCACGTTACGGCGCTAAGGAAGCCGATGAAACTCAGCCCGCCAAACAGGTTCAGGAAATCGGGATCGACATCGCGCATGACCGCGCCGAGTTCTACGCCATCGGACAGTACCACCAGCGGCATCAGCACCAGCGCCACGACCATGATGCAGCCCTGCACGAAGTCTGTCAGGCTGACCGCCAGAAAGCCGCCGATCATAGTGTAGGCCAGCACCACGCCTGCGGTAATCCAGATGCCCGCCATGTAAGGCGACAGGCCGCTATCGGGCAAAATGGCGGCAAAGCTGGTCGCAAACAGCTTGCCGCCGCCAACCAGTCCGGCGGCAGTGTACACGGCGAAGAAAACCACGATCACGATTGCCGCGTTGCTGCGCAACATGATCGCGCGCTGCGGGAAACGGTTGGCGAGAAACTCTGGAATAGTCAGCGCATTGCCCAGCGCCTCGGTCTGGCGGCGCAGGCGCGGGGCGACCACGATCCAGTTGACCAGCGCACCGGCAAACAGCCCTATCCCGATCCACGCCTCGACCAGTCCGGCAGCATATAATGCGCCCGGCAACCCCAGCAGCAGCCAGCCCGACATATCCGATGCGCCCGCGCTGAGCGCGGCGACGGCCGGGTGCAGATTGCGTCCGCCCAGCAAGTATTCCTCGCTGCTGGCGGTCGATTTGCGCCACGCATACAGCCCGATGCCGAGCATGAGCGTGAAATACAGAGCGAGCGAGATCAGTGTGCCGGTTTCCATCCGCCCCGCCTAACAGCCTGTGTCGGCGCTGGCCAATGGGTGCTGCGAAACGCACCCATTCACGGGATAATTCGTCACAAAATTGTAACATTTCCGCGCGGCTGTACGGATAGCCTTCAAACGAGTTTGGGAAGGCTATTCATGATTTTCGCGCTTCTGGGCTTCACCGCCCTGTTTCTGGCGTTCAGCAATGGCGCGAACGATAATTTCAAGGGGTTTGCAACGGTCTGGGGATCGGACGCGCTGACATATCGGCGTGCGCTGGTCCTCGCGACGATCGCCACCCTGCTCGGCGGTATCGCTTCGGTAGTGATAGCGGGTGAATTGGTGGCGCAGTTTTCGGGCAAGGGATTGGTCGGGGACGATCTGGCCAACACCCCCGGCTTCGCGCTTGCCGTTGCAGTGGGGGCAGGGGCCACGGTGATATTGGCGACCCGGTTGGGATTTCCGATTTCGACCACCCATGCGCTTGTCGGCGGGTTGGTCGGGGCGGGGCTCGCCCAGAGTACCCAGCCGATCGATCTCGGCAATCTGGGCAGCAAATTCGTCCTGCCATTGCTGACCAGCCCGTTCCTGTCGGCGGGGTTGGCTTTCATCGCCTATCTCGCAGTGCGTTCCTTTCGCAACCGCCGAAAGCCGACCGGGGATTGCATCTGCGTAGTCGCGGGGGCCGATAAGTTCATCGACCAGAACGGCGTGCTCATGGCCAGGGTTGCCGGGCAACCGAGTATCAAGATAGCCCATCAGACGGAGTGCCATGCCGGGCCGCGGCCTCTTTTGCATGGTTCGATAAAGCGGCTTCTCGACCGACTTCATATTTTTTCGGCCGCCAGCATCTGTTTCGCGCGAGGCGTGAACGACACCCCCAAGCTGGCCGCGCTGCTGATCGGCACGCAAGTGCTAAGCGGAACCGCTTCGGCTCTTGCAGTGACAGCGGCGATGGCTGTCGGCGGCTGGCTGCTCGCGCGCCGCGTGGCCGAGACGATGAGCCTGAAGATCAACCGGCTCGACCCACCCCAGGGGATTACCGCGAATCTCACTACCGCCGCACTGGTGCTGGGGGCCAGCCGGCTCGGCCTGCCCGTATCCACCACTCACGTTTCGGTGGGCTCGATAATCGGCACCGGCGCAGGTGCGGGCACGCTCGATACCGGCGTGGTCCGCAACGTGCTGCTAAGCTGGGTCGCGACCCTGCCTATCGCTGGCATGATCGCGTTTGTCGTGGGCAGCCTGGTTTAGGCTTCCATCTTGCGCTTGGCCTTTTTGCGCTCGTGATAGTCGAGCTGGGCCTTGCGCAGGCGGATGCTCTTGGGCGTCACTTCGACCATCTCGTCATTATCGATATAGGCGATGGACTGTTCCAGCGTCATCACTCGCGGCGGGGTAAGCCGGATTGAATCGTCCTTGCCGGTGCTGCGGAAGTTGGTCAGCTGCTTGGACTTCATCGGGTTGACTTCGAGATCGTCCGGCTTGGCGTTTTCGCCGATAATCATACCTTCGTAGATTTTCGCGCCGCCACCGATGAACAACTCGCCGCGTTCTTCCAGCATGTTGAGCGCGTAGGACATCGCCTCGCCCGCGCCATTGGAGATCAACACGCCGTTCTGGCGGCCTTCGATGGGACCTTTGTAAACGTCGTATTTCTCGAACAGGCGGTTCATGATGCCGGTGCCGCGCGTGTCGGAGAGGAACTCGCCGTGATAGCCGATCAGCCCGCGCGAGGGGGCGCTGAAGGTCACGCGGGTCTTGCCGCTGGTGGAGGGGCGCATGTCGACCAGTTCCGCCTTGCGGCGCTGCATCTTCTCGACGACCGTGCCGGAAAACTCGTCATCGACGTCGATCACGACCTGTTCGTAAGGCTCCATACGCTGCCCGTCTTCTTCGCGGA comes from Alteripontixanthobacter sp. and encodes:
- the putP gene encoding sodium/proline symporter PutP codes for the protein METGTLISLALYFTLMLGIGLYAWRKSTASSEEYLLGGRNLHPAVAALSAGASDMSGWLLLGLPGALYAAGLVEAWIGIGLFAGALVNWIVVAPRLRRQTEALGNALTIPEFLANRFPQRAIMLRSNAAIVIVVFFAVYTAAGLVGGGKLFATSFAAILPDSGLSPYMAGIWITAGVVLAYTMIGGFLAVSLTDFVQGCIMVVALVLMPLVVLSDGVELGAVMRDVDPDFLNLFGGLSFIGFLSAVTWGLGYFGQPHIIVRFMAIRRQEEVSTARNIGMSWMGVALLGAVGVGIAGRAYVEQQGIALADPETIFIVLADLLFHPLITGFLLAALLAAIMSTISSQLLVASSSLAEDFYRLYLRKTASERELVNIGRFSVLLVALVAIAIASDPASQVLGLVSNAWAGFGAAFGPLIILSLTWDRMTANGAVAGLVTGAVVVIGWIAKGWNEAFLGGPGVYEIIPGFIAAWLAIWLVSLAGKPAPARSIAGA
- a CDS encoding inorganic phosphate transporter; translated protein: MIFALLGFTALFLAFSNGANDNFKGFATVWGSDALTYRRALVLATIATLLGGIASVVIAGELVAQFSGKGLVGDDLANTPGFALAVAVGAGATVILATRLGFPISTTHALVGGLVGAGLAQSTQPIDLGNLGSKFVLPLLTSPFLSAGLAFIAYLAVRSFRNRRKPTGDCICVVAGADKFIDQNGVLMARVAGQPSIKIAHQTECHAGPRPLLHGSIKRLLDRLHIFSAASICFARGVNDTPKLAALLIGTQVLSGTASALAVTAAMAVGGWLLARRVAETMSLKINRLDPPQGITANLTTAALVLGASRLGLPVSTTHVSVGSIIGTGAGAGTLDTGVVRNVLLSWVATLPIAGMIAFVVGSLV